DNA from Marinagarivorans cellulosilyticus:
GCAGGATATTCAACGCGTTGCCGCTATCGCTAAACCCGAATGGCAAGGCGTGCGGATTTTAAGATCGGTAGCGGGTGAGCATTTACTGGTGAACACCGTGAATGGTGTAAAGCATTTGGATTTTTCAGGCGTGCAGCGAAACCCTTCGGCAAGTGTGGTTAAATCGTTATTCAGCGATAGTATTGCAGGTAATACGGCGCGCTACGGCCAATTAACAGATTTGGCTGGGCTAACGGCGGTAACTTCGACCGGTGTGAATTTAACGTTAGACTGGCAGCAGTTAACCCTTCGCCAGCAGGGTGACGATAGCCGCTTGATTAGCCTGCTGTATAAGCTGCATTACTTACAATTTACCGGCAATGCTTTTATTGATAAAACAATGGCCAGTCTTGCTTTGATGTTTTTAATTGTCTTGAGTGTGTTTGGTGTTGTAGTTTCGTTTTTGCGAAAGTAAGGCTATCGCAGCGTGTGGGAGATAGTGAAAAAGCGCGCTTCTGAAGCCGCGAACCTCGCCTCCCAAATCCCGCCTCTATACCCCCGAATCATAACACTTGCGCTTCCAGCGCGACCACCTGCCGTTGCGCCTTACTAAACTCCACTCCAATGCCATAAATAGCCCACCCATCACGCACATATTTCTGCGCATAATTATTGGCTTTAATTTGCGCTAGTGCATTGCCTAAGGGTTTATCCTCTACCACTTTAAATTCAAAAATAAACGTCGTGTTATTAAATTGAATAGCCATATCCACTTTGCCATTCACGCTAGAATCTTCCACCGTCACATGCAAACCCAAAGCCGCAAAATGGCTGTAAAAAATACTGGCGTAGTGGCCTTCGTAGTTATTAATGGGATTGTTGCGGTACCAATCGTGGGGGATGCTGGCGTAGAGTGCTTTTAAATGCGCACTTAGCAATTCAAAGTCGTGGCTTTTTAAGGCTTTCAGCAAAGTGGAGCGCGTTTTAGTAACGGCACTAATGCTAAAGCCTTGGGTCGGTAAAAGGGCTTTGTTTAGGCTAACTTCTACCTCTACATTGGGGTAACTAAGAGTGTATTCCCAAATGCCGGGGATGGGTTCGTCTACGGCTGCAATAGTCAAATAGCCGGTTTGAAACAACAGTGCTTCGGTGCCTATGGCGTCAACATCAAAATGGCCGAGCAAATCCTGATCGGAATGCAATGCAGCCAAATCTAGCGTGTTAATTTGCCGTTCCCCTAGTTTTTTGATTAAAAAAGTGGGTGTCGCGCTTTCAAACCAATAGGGTTTAAATTCGCGCTTTTCTAATAATAAAAGTACATCAAACGGATTATAAACGGATGTGCCCAGCCAGTTGTAACCGTTATACCATTCGCGAATTTTATCGCGGTCTAGGCCTGCCAGCTCTGCCTCAAACACCTCATCAATATCGTTATCGGTATAACCGCAAATGGCAGAATATTTGGCATCTAATGTAATGTCGTTAAGGTTATTCAAACCACTAAACAAACTCACTTTACTAAATTTGCTCACACCTGTTAGCAGTACAAACTTTAAAAACGGGTCGGCGTCTTTTATGACGCTATACAGGTTTTTTAAACCTTCGCGGTTTTGGGTGGCTATTTCGGTGTTTTCGATGTTATCGAGAATGGGCTTGTCGTATTCGTCGATCAGTAACACAACGCCTTGGCCATATTTTTTGTGGGCGGCCATTAATAAACTGCGAAAATTGCCGGGTATATCTAATGCTGTGTTCGCTGGCAAGCCTAAGCGTTCGCGATTGTCGCTGAGTTGCTGGTTAATGCGGTCATTTAACGCGGCGCGCCCCTGTACAACGCCATCACCAAAACTAAAACGCACCACAGGGTAAGCTGTTTGCCAGTCCCATTTTTTTTCAATAAATAGGTCGCTAAATAATTCACGCCGCGCTTCAAATAATTGTTGCAGGGTGTCTAAAAACAAACTCTTACCAAAACGGCGTGGTCGGGAGAGGAAAAAGTAATTCCCCTGCGTTATAAGCTGGTGCATATAGGGCGTTTTATCGACGTAATAACAACCTTCGTTGCGTAGTTTAACGAATGATTGAATACCCGTGGGGAGTTTGCGTTTGGTTGCCATCTTTATGCCTTGCGCTTGAATACGCACGAATTATAACAGCTAAAAAACTGGCGCCGAAGGC
Protein-coding regions in this window:
- a CDS encoding PepSY domain-containing protein, encoding MKTALRRWHKWLGWLLAAQLLLWAVTGAVFIFKPGYGPAYERLEVLFLPVSQQDIQRVAAIAKPEWQGVRILRSVAGEHLLVNTVNGVKHLDFSGVQRNPSASVVKSLFSDSIAGNTARYGQLTDLAGLTAVTSTGVNLTLDWQQLTLRQQGDDSRLISLLYKLHYLQFTGNAFIDKTMASLALMFLIVLSVFGVVVSFLRK
- a CDS encoding ATP-binding protein, which produces MATKRKLPTGIQSFVKLRNEGCYYVDKTPYMHQLITQGNYFFLSRPRRFGKSLFLDTLQQLFEARRELFSDLFIEKKWDWQTAYPVVRFSFGDGVVQGRAALNDRINQQLSDNRERLGLPANTALDIPGNFRSLLMAAHKKYGQGVVLLIDEYDKPILDNIENTEIATQNREGLKNLYSVIKDADPFLKFVLLTGVSKFSKVSLFSGLNNLNDITLDAKYSAICGYTDNDIDEVFEAELAGLDRDKIREWYNGYNWLGTSVYNPFDVLLLLEKREFKPYWFESATPTFLIKKLGERQINTLDLAALHSDQDLLGHFDVDAIGTEALLFQTGYLTIAAVDEPIPGIWEYTLSYPNVEVEVSLNKALLPTQGFSISAVTKTRSTLLKALKSHDFELLSAHLKALYASIPHDWYRNNPINNYEGHYASIFYSHFAALGLHVTVEDSSVNGKVDMAIQFNNTTFIFEFKVVEDKPLGNALAQIKANNYAQKYVRDGWAIYGIGVEFSKAQRQVVALEAQVL